A region from the Triticum aestivum cultivar Chinese Spring chromosome 3D, IWGSC CS RefSeq v2.1, whole genome shotgun sequence genome encodes:
- the LOC123074727 gene encoding probable WRKY transcription factor 65: MDGEWSDGAVSGGEQKASGDGVSADCNSPGSPSPPAVPSTSGRRRSLQKRVVTVPLADLNVPRPKGVGEGNTPTDSWAWRKYGQKPIKGSPFPRAYYRCSSSKGCPARKQVERSQADPDTVLITYSYEHNHSSTVARAQNRQTQSPRKPNKERPLPSPEPAKSDGTHHGTANVAGGLVTASPAPAIEVHDDFRWLYDVVSVTSSTSPSEVEAADDMLLYGPMFFGKAVVEVDTAALLPDEFGGEAIGGGGGEEEDAMFAGLGELPECAIVFRRHARDGLAAMAGGVKVEQPAEGTAMT, from the exons ATGGACGGCGAGTGGAGCGACGGGGCGGTGTCCGGCGGCGAGCAGAAGGCCAGCGGGGACGGCGTCTCGGCGGACTGCAACAGCCCGGGGTCGCCTTCGCCACCGGCGGTGCCGTCGACCAGCGGGAGGAGGCGGTCGTTGCAGAAGCGAGTGGTGACCGTGCCTCTCGCTGACTTGAACGTCCCGCGGCCCAAGGGCGTCGGCGAGGGCAACACGCCGACCGACTCGTGGGCGTGGCGGAAGTACGGGCAGAAGCCCATCAAGGGCTCACCCTTCCCAAG GGCTTACTACAGGTGCAGTAGCTCGAAGGGGTGCCCGGCGAGGAAGCAGGTGGAGAGGAGCCAGGCCGACCCGGACACGGTGCTCATCACCTACTCCTACGAGCACAACCACTCCAGCACGGTGGCGAGGGCGCAGAACCGGCAGACCCAGAGCCCCCGGAAGCCCAACAAGGAGCGGCCGCTCCCGTCGCCTGAGCCAGCGAAATCCGACGGCACGCACCATGGCACCGCCAACGTCGCCGGCGGCCTAGTCACCGCGAGCCCGGCGCCGGCCATCGAGGTGCACGACGATTTCCGGTGGCTCTACGACGTCGTGTCCGTCACCTCGTCGACGTCGCCCTCCGAAGTCGAGGCGGCCGACGACATGCTACTGTACGGGCCCATGTTCTTCGGCAAAGCGGTGGTCGAGGTCGACACGGCCGCGCTCCTTCCCGACGAGTTCGGCGGCGAGGCCATCGGCGGGGGAGGAGGCGAAGAAGAAGACGCGATGTTCGCGGGGCTAGGCGAGCTGCCGGAGTGCGCCATAGTGTTCCGGCGGCATGCCCGCGACGGCCTGGCGGCAATGGCGGGAGGGGTCAAGGTCGAGCAGCCGGCGGAGGGCACTGCCATGACGTGA